The Campylobacter concisus genome has a window encoding:
- a CDS encoding flagellin → MKLGTYTANQASGNYYLDQAKNSEKKALNAISANSEIKASGANLQIAESLLSQTNVLNEGMANANEMIGMLQIADSTLLNLSESADKIGELSSKLSNPALSANEQKGIKGEINALKNAMSDSVKEAKFNGKNVFDAELGFFTGEGTKNINLSTNALLNVKEDGSNSGDILKNINSLRSEIGSTQNAVFKGMNALAARSVANAISVENLDSSDIAKSLEENLQANLKLHAASLAKAHDTTSLAAKLDKLLGE, encoded by the coding sequence ATGAAGTTAGGAACTTATACTGCAAACCAGGCTTCAGGAAACTATTATTTAGATCAAGCTAAAAATAGCGAGAAAAAGGCGCTAAACGCCATCTCTGCAAATAGCGAGATCAAAGCATCAGGTGCAAATTTGCAAATCGCAGAGAGCTTACTTTCGCAAACAAATGTCCTAAATGAGGGCATGGCAAATGCAAACGAAATGATCGGTATGCTTCAGATCGCCGACTCAACGCTTTTAAATTTAAGCGAGAGTGCGGACAAGATCGGCGAGCTATCAAGCAAGCTTTCAAACCCAGCTCTTTCAGCGAACGAGCAAAAGGGCATAAAAGGCGAGATAAATGCGCTTAAAAATGCGATGAGCGACAGTGTAAAAGAGGCTAAATTTAACGGCAAAAACGTTTTTGACGCCGAGCTTGGCTTTTTCACAGGCGAGGGCACAAAAAATATAAATTTAAGTACAAATGCTCTTTTAAATGTTAAAGAGGATGGCTCAAATTCTGGCGATATTTTGAAAAATATAAATTCACTTCGCTCAGAGATCGGCTCGACACAAAATGCTGTATTTAAGGGTATGAACGCTCTGGCTGCTAGAAGCGTAGCAAACGCTATTAGCGTAGAAAATCTTGATAGCAGCGACATCGCAAAGAGCTTGGAAGAAAATTTACAAGCAAATTTAAAGCTACATGCTGCTTCTTTGGCTAAAGCTCATGACACTACGAGCTTGGCTGCAAAACTAGATAAACTTCTAGGCGAATAA
- the hisD gene encoding histidinol dehydrogenase, translated as MKFLHSSDADFESKFSQLVRRSDNDMSAVMPVVAGIIDEIRKDGDSALFAQISKFDKFNVTSKNDIIIDVKEMEAAYNSLDNALRVALNLAYDRIKSYHERTKPSDWTYKDEHDILLGAKYTPVDRAGLYIPGGKAAYPSSLLMNAIPAIVAGVKEIVVCTPAPNGKVNPLLLAAMHLCGIKTAFKIGGASAIAAMAYGTATVPKVDVITGPGNIYVATAKKLVYGDVNIDMIAGPSEIGVIADDSADPRHIAIDLLSQAEHDEIASAFLITPVEAFARAVQRHVEDELKTLKREPIASASMRNKAAIIVAKDLQECFKLMNELAVEHLEIATNDALSYMDEVKHAGAIFFGHFTPEAMGDYLAGPNHTLPTGGSARFYSPLGVENFMKRSSIISVSRKGIMHLGKPCMQLAEAEGLTAHKRSIAVRLED; from the coding sequence ATGAAATTTTTACACAGCAGCGACGCTGACTTTGAGAGTAAATTTTCGCAGCTTGTTAGACGAAGTGACAATGACATGAGTGCCGTGATGCCAGTGGTTGCAGGCATAATAGACGAGATAAGAAAAGATGGTGATAGCGCGCTTTTTGCACAGATAAGCAAATTTGATAAATTTAATGTCACAAGCAAAAACGACATAATAATCGACGTAAAAGAGATGGAAGCAGCCTATAACTCGCTAGATAACGCCCTAAGAGTGGCTCTAAATTTAGCCTATGATAGGATAAAAAGCTATCACGAGCGCACAAAACCAAGCGACTGGACCTATAAGGACGAGCACGACATCTTGCTTGGCGCAAAATACACTCCAGTTGATCGCGCTGGCCTTTATATCCCAGGTGGCAAGGCCGCATACCCTAGCTCGCTTCTCATGAATGCTATCCCAGCAATCGTTGCAGGCGTAAAAGAGATCGTTGTCTGCACCCCAGCACCAAATGGCAAGGTAAATCCTCTGCTTCTTGCTGCGATGCATCTATGTGGTATCAAAACAGCCTTTAAAATAGGCGGTGCAAGCGCGATCGCAGCGATGGCGTACGGCACAGCAACCGTGCCAAAGGTCGATGTCATCACAGGACCTGGCAACATCTACGTAGCGACTGCTAAAAAGCTAGTTTATGGCGACGTGAATATCGATATGATCGCAGGCCCAAGCGAGATAGGCGTGATAGCTGATGATAGCGCGGACCCTCGCCACATAGCGATCGATCTACTCTCGCAAGCTGAGCACGACGAGATCGCGAGTGCCTTTTTGATAACGCCAGTCGAGGCCTTTGCAAGAGCAGTGCAAAGACACGTAGAGGACGAGCTAAAAACTCTAAAACGAGAACCAATCGCTAGTGCTAGCATGAGAAACAAAGCCGCTATCATCGTCGCAAAAGATTTGCAGGAGTGCTTTAAACTGATGAACGAGCTTGCTGTGGAGCACCTAGAGATCGCTACAAATGACGCTTTGAGCTATATGGACGAGGTAAAACACGCTGGAGCGATATTTTTTGGACACTTCACGCCTGAAGCGATGGGCGATTATTTAGCTGGACCAAACCACACCTTGCCAACTGGCGGAAGTGCGAGATTTTACTCACCGCTTGGAGTTGAAAATTTCATGAAGCGAAGCTCTATCATCTCGGTTAGCAGAAAAGGCATCATGCATCTTGGCAAACCATGCATGCAGCTAGCCGAAGCCGAAGGATTAACAGCCCATAAAAGATCAATTGCTGTGAGATTAGAAGACTAA
- a CDS encoding pyridoxal-phosphate dependent enzyme, producing the protein MIDKIRLRGREFWLLRDDLLGEFNGNKARKLEYFLKADLSGIKAIVSHGSSQSNAMYSLSLFAKLKGLKFYYVISHLSSNLEQDPVGNFKFALENGMEIFVKEEREKFAKELAKSENALFINEGVAQSEAELGFITQAREINEWSKKSGIKPDIFLPSGTGTSACYLAKHTDLRVFTAPCVGDSDYLKKQIYELDKNSKVQILNPPKKYHFGNLYKELYEIWLEVCKSGVEFELIYDPVGFITLFANLDKLGSEILYIHQGGILGNITQKQRYERKLKIKDHK; encoded by the coding sequence GTGATTGATAAAATTCGCTTAAGAGGGCGAGAATTTTGGCTTTTAAGGGACGATCTGCTAGGAGAGTTTAACGGCAACAAAGCAAGAAAACTAGAGTATTTTCTAAAGGCCGATCTTAGCGGCATCAAAGCCATCGTATCTCATGGCTCAAGCCAGTCAAATGCCATGTATAGCCTAAGTCTTTTTGCTAAACTAAAAGGGCTTAAATTTTACTACGTCATCTCTCATCTAAGCTCAAATTTAGAGCAAGATCCAGTTGGAAATTTCAAATTTGCACTTGAAAATGGCATGGAAATTTTTGTAAAAGAGGAGCGCGAGAAATTTGCTAAAGAGCTAGCAAAGAGCGAAAATGCGCTCTTTATAAACGAGGGTGTGGCGCAGAGTGAGGCTGAGCTTGGCTTTATCACGCAGGCACGCGAGATAAATGAGTGGAGCAAAAAAAGTGGCATAAAGCCTGATATCTTCTTGCCCTCAGGAACAGGTACAAGCGCATGCTACCTGGCAAAACACACCGATCTTAGGGTTTTTACTGCTCCTTGCGTAGGGGATAGCGACTATCTAAAAAAGCAAATTTATGAGCTAGATAAAAACAGCAAAGTGCAAATTTTAAATCCGCCAAAGAAGTATCATTTTGGAAATTTATACAAAGAGCTTTATGAAATTTGGCTTGAAGTGTGCAAAAGTGGCGTAGAATTTGAGCTTATTTACGACCCAGTCGGTTTCATCACGCTTTTTGCAAATTTAGACAAGCTTGGGAGTGAAATTTTATATATCCACCAGGGCGGAATTTTAGGTAACATTACACAAAAGCAAAGATATGAGAGAAAACTAAAAATAAAGGATCATAAATGA
- a CDS encoding OmpA family protein has protein sequence MKINKNNEDQSSFWVSYADLMAGLLFVFMLLIGAVVVKYVLTQNTLENKEQAIIAALANLKDAQGKNFTLEELNDALKSELSKISDENINLKKSNEIFVIQIDALKEKLARLIDENKDANASIKELNASIFDLNQKMIVLNDEISSKDRALSDANASSEKNLAKIAFLLEQVSKKEARYDELLRDLNVTRDRVKNLTGIRVKVISALKDRLGSSIEIDPNSGALKLSSSVLFDKGSAVLKEEVKEELKATLSKYFDVLLNDKEIASNIDQIVIEGFTDSDGSYIYNLELSQKRAYAVMEFINSFSDDARLRKLLVASGRSYNELVFKDGAEDKDASRRIEIKFSLSNKEAINEIEKFLEFKGD, from the coding sequence ATGAAAATAAACAAAAATAACGAAGATCAATCGAGCTTTTGGGTTTCGTACGCGGACTTGATGGCGGGTCTGCTCTTTGTTTTTATGCTACTAATAGGCGCTGTCGTCGTAAAATACGTCCTAACTCAAAACACCCTTGAAAATAAAGAGCAAGCCATCATCGCAGCACTAGCAAATTTAAAAGACGCTCAGGGTAAGAATTTCACCCTCGAAGAGCTAAATGACGCCCTAAAAAGTGAGCTTTCAAAGATAAGCGACGAAAACATAAATTTAAAAAAATCAAATGAAATTTTCGTCATCCAAATAGACGCCCTAAAAGAAAAGCTAGCCCGGCTCATAGATGAAAACAAGGACGCAAATGCGAGCATAAAAGAGCTAAATGCTAGCATTTTTGATCTAAATCAAAAGATGATCGTGCTAAATGATGAAATTTCATCAAAAGATAGAGCGCTTAGCGACGCAAATGCAAGTAGCGAGAAAAATTTAGCCAAGATCGCCTTTTTGCTCGAGCAAGTAAGCAAAAAAGAGGCTAGATATGACGAGCTCTTAAGGGATCTAAACGTCACTCGTGACAGGGTCAAAAACCTAACTGGCATAAGGGTAAAAGTGATCTCCGCCCTAAAAGATAGGCTAGGATCTAGCATTGAGATCGACCCAAACTCAGGCGCGCTAAAGCTTAGCTCATCAGTGCTTTTTGATAAGGGCAGTGCGGTCTTAAAAGAAGAAGTCAAAGAGGAGCTAAAGGCCACGCTTAGTAAGTATTTTGACGTGCTTTTAAATGATAAAGAGATCGCCTCAAACATCGATCAGATCGTCATAGAGGGCTTTACAGATAGCGATGGAAGCTACATTTACAACCTAGAGCTTTCGCAAAAAAGAGCCTATGCGGTGATGGAGTTTATAAACTCATTTAGCGACGATGCACGCCTTAGAAAGCTGCTTGTTGCAAGTGGGCGAAGCTACAACGAGCTAGTTTTTAAAGACGGAGCCGAGGACAAGGACGCTTCAAGACGCATCGAGATCAAATTTTCACTCTCAAACAAAGAGGCTATCAACGAGATAGAGAAATTTTTGGAGTTTAAGGGTGATTGA
- a CDS encoding MotA/TolQ/ExbB proton channel family protein encodes MQNQNDFSELSVPKERQAHSFFVFFKVIFIPLAIYILAILAYLGVINFQMKLHTIVMMGVILFVAFIFSRHSALVAYSNFLANAKDYKIRLKEFIIAHLFEISGVKKANAKFEDFFESYTRNFRNDNLANIGQAVFPMLGILGTFISIAISMPSFSSSTANGLEKEIAILLNGVATAFYVSIYGIFLALWWMFFEKIGISKFERFYSEQKELSREFFWQENELNANFMKASVGYFKDSHDAFKMVLDDKFVKELSEQTNEKFNSLKELCEVEKNIINQSKAELSASLKMLNESGLKQDEFVKIHSDILKAVGAFSNAFKDMEVKILTEHAKLGEIFSRNLNATKESQLKFEQTIKSFDAILKEFSLSLMKEQNEALKAFRASLVESATIFKAAYEQEGRSLEREKERESLIAELKKNIDEIDKEANSVIEKIENLVQ; translated from the coding sequence ATGCAAAATCAAAATGATTTTAGTGAGCTAAGCGTGCCAAAAGAGCGCCAAGCTCACTCTTTCTTTGTCTTTTTTAAAGTTATCTTTATCCCTTTAGCTATCTATATCTTGGCGATACTAGCGTATCTTGGCGTTATAAATTTTCAGATGAAGCTTCACACCATCGTGATGATGGGCGTTATACTCTTTGTGGCGTTTATATTTTCACGCCACAGCGCCTTGGTAGCTTACTCAAATTTTTTAGCAAATGCCAAAGATTACAAGATAAGGCTAAAAGAATTTATCATCGCTCATCTCTTTGAAATTTCAGGCGTCAAAAAGGCAAACGCTAAATTTGAAGATTTTTTCGAGAGCTATACAAGAAATTTTAGAAATGACAACCTAGCAAACATCGGTCAAGCAGTCTTTCCTATGCTTGGAATTTTGGGCACATTTATCAGTATCGCTATCTCTATGCCAAGCTTTAGCTCAAGCACCGCAAACGGACTTGAAAAAGAGATCGCTATACTGCTAAATGGCGTGGCTACGGCGTTTTATGTATCGATATACGGCATATTTTTGGCGCTTTGGTGGATGTTTTTTGAAAAGATCGGCATTAGTAAATTTGAGAGATTTTACAGCGAGCAAAAAGAGCTAAGCCGTGAGTTTTTCTGGCAGGAAAATGAGCTAAATGCAAATTTCATGAAAGCAAGTGTAGGCTACTTTAAAGATAGCCACGACGCCTTTAAAATGGTGCTTGACGATAAATTTGTAAAAGAGCTAAGCGAGCAGACAAATGAGAAATTTAACAGCCTAAAAGAGCTTTGCGAGGTTGAGAAAAATATCATCAATCAAAGCAAGGCAGAACTTAGCGCAAGTTTAAAAATGCTAAATGAATCTGGACTAAAACAAGATGAATTTGTAAAAATCCACTCCGATATATTAAAGGCGGTTGGCGCGTTTTCTAATGCCTTTAAAGATATGGAGGTTAAAATTTTAACCGAGCATGCAAAGCTTGGCGAAATTTTTAGTAGAAATTTAAACGCTACAAAAGAGAGCCAGCTTAAATTTGAGCAGACTATCAAGAGTTTTGACGCCATTTTAAAAGAATTTTCTCTCTCTTTGATGAAAGAGCAAAACGAGGCACTAAAGGCATTTAGAGCCTCGCTCGTGGAGAGTGCTACGATATTTAAGGCAGCGTATGAGCAAGAGGGCAGGAGCTTGGAGCGTGAAAAAGAGCGCGAGAGCCTCATTGCTGAGCTTAAGAAGAACATAGACGAGATCGATAAAGAAGCAAATTCTGTAATAGAAAAAATCGAAAATCTAGTGCAATGA
- the fbaA gene encoding class II fructose-bisphosphate aldolase, producing the protein MGVLDIVKPGVLSGDDVTKLYAYAKEQGFAIPAVNVVGSDSVNAVLEAAKVANSPVIVQFSNGGAGFYAGKACENAAVLGAIAGAKHVHLLAKAYGVPVILHTDHAARKLLPWIDELVKASHEYKKTHGVPLFSSHMLDLSEENINENLSTCEKYLKELSELGISLEIELGVTGGEEDGVDNTSVDNALLYTQPEDVALAYERLSKISDKFSIAASFGNVHGVYKPGNVVLRPEILKNSQAYVAKKFNTKSDKPVNFVFHGGSGSELKDIKNAVSYGVIKMNIDTDTQWAFWDGVREYEAKNRAYLQGQIGNPEGEDKPNKKYYDPRKWLRSGEESMVKRLQTAFSDLNCLNRN; encoded by the coding sequence ATGGGCGTTTTAGATATCGTAAAACCTGGTGTTTTAAGCGGAGATGATGTAACAAAACTTTATGCTTATGCCAAAGAGCAAGGTTTTGCAATACCTGCTGTAAATGTCGTAGGCAGCGACTCAGTAAATGCTGTTTTAGAAGCGGCAAAGGTTGCTAACTCGCCTGTTATCGTTCAGTTTAGTAATGGCGGTGCAGGTTTTTACGCTGGTAAAGCCTGCGAAAATGCAGCCGTTCTTGGTGCGATCGCTGGCGCAAAACATGTTCATCTGCTCGCCAAGGCTTACGGTGTGCCAGTCATTTTACACACTGACCACGCCGCTAGAAAGCTTTTGCCTTGGATAGATGAGCTAGTAAAAGCAAGTCATGAGTATAAAAAAACTCACGGCGTGCCACTTTTTAGCTCTCACATGCTTGATCTTAGTGAAGAGAATATCAACGAAAATTTAAGCACGTGCGAGAAGTATCTAAAAGAGCTTAGCGAGCTTGGCATCAGCCTAGAGATCGAGCTAGGCGTCACTGGTGGCGAAGAAGATGGCGTAGATAACACAAGCGTTGATAATGCACTTCTTTACACCCAGCCAGAGGACGTCGCGCTTGCTTATGAAAGACTAAGCAAGATAAGCGATAAATTTAGCATCGCGGCTAGTTTTGGCAACGTTCATGGCGTTTATAAACCGGGCAATGTCGTGCTAAGACCAGAAATTCTTAAAAACTCACAGGCCTATGTCGCTAAGAAATTTAACACAAAAAGCGACAAGCCAGTAAATTTTGTATTTCATGGTGGTAGCGGCAGTGAGCTAAAAGATATCAAAAATGCTGTAAGCTACGGCGTTATCAAGATGAACATTGACACCGATACTCAGTGGGCTTTCTGGGACGGCGTGCGTGAGTATGAGGCCAAAAATAGAGCATACTTGCAAGGTCAGATCGGCAACCCAGAGGGCGAAGATAAGCCAAATAAAAAATACTACGACCCAAGGAAATGGCTAAGAAGTGGCGAGGAGAGCATGGTTAAGCGTCTTCAGACTGCTTTTAGCGACTTAAACTGCCTAAATAGGAACTAA
- a CDS encoding peptidylprolyl isomerase codes for MKKFLFPAVLSLAAAVTLNAAVVATVDGDAINDSDISALLSAAMPGFDASKLQPNEKKRIIDDLINRKLLLKDAKATGIEKDVDYIKAVKAAQEGIAVELYMRKLFDGIKVSDSDLRDFYNKNKASMNQPAQARARHILVEDEKTANDIIAQLKNLKGEALTKKFAELASQKSIDKGSAAHGGELGWFGQSQMVKPFADAAFSMANGTVSTKPVKTQFGYHVILKEDGKAAGTVSFEQAKPEIEQAVKMEKFQAAVRQKSEALRQKAKIEYK; via the coding sequence ATGAAAAAATTTTTGTTTCCAGCAGTTTTAAGTTTAGCTGCAGCTGTCACTCTAAACGCAGCAGTAGTTGCAACAGTTGATGGCGATGCTATAAACGATAGCGATATTTCAGCGCTTTTATCAGCAGCTATGCCAGGTTTTGACGCTAGCAAGCTTCAACCAAATGAGAAAAAACGTATAATCGACGATCTAATCAACAGAAAACTTCTTTTAAAAGACGCAAAAGCGACAGGCATTGAAAAAGATGTTGATTACATCAAGGCTGTAAAAGCTGCACAAGAAGGCATCGCAGTTGAGCTTTATATGAGAAAATTATTTGACGGCATAAAAGTAAGCGATAGCGATTTAAGAGATTTTTATAACAAAAACAAAGCTAGCATGAACCAACCAGCTCAAGCAAGAGCAAGACATATCTTAGTTGAAGATGAAAAAACAGCAAACGACATCATCGCTCAACTTAAAAATTTAAAAGGTGAGGCGCTAACTAAGAAATTTGCAGAGCTAGCAAGCCAAAAATCAATCGACAAAGGCTCAGCAGCACACGGTGGCGAGCTTGGCTGGTTTGGTCAAAGCCAAATGGTAAAACCTTTTGCAGACGCAGCATTTTCAATGGCTAATGGCACAGTTTCAACTAAGCCAGTTAAAACTCAGTTTGGCTACCATGTTATCTTAAAAGAAGATGGCAAAGCTGCTGGCACTGTAAGCTTTGAACAAGCAAAACCAGAGATCGAGCAAGCTGTAAAAATGGAGAAATTCCAAGCTGCTGTTAGACAAAAAAGTGAAGCTCTACGCCAAAAAGCAAAGATAGAATACAAATAA
- the nth gene encoding endonuclease III, which yields MRTKKDILEIKKRLLEEFKDAKSELQFRNLYELLVCVMLSAQCTDKRVNLITPALFEAYKDVFELASANLASLKLMINSCSFFNNKALNLIKMANSVVELYNGEIPLDEEKLKALAGVGQKTAHVVLLEATNANVMAVDTHVFRVSHRLGLSEAKTPEATEEDLTLAFKTDLGKLHQAMVLFGRYTCKAKKPLCFECILSDLCKSKDKAI from the coding sequence ATGAGAACAAAAAAAGATATTTTAGAGATAAAAAAAAGGCTTTTAGAAGAGTTTAAAGACGCCAAAAGCGAGCTTCAGTTTAGAAATTTATATGAACTTCTTGTCTGCGTCATGCTCTCAGCTCAGTGCACAGACAAAAGGGTAAATTTGATCACCCCTGCCCTATTTGAGGCGTATAAAGATGTTTTTGAGCTAGCAAGTGCAAATTTAGCCAGCCTAAAACTCATGATAAACTCATGCAGCTTTTTTAACAATAAGGCCCTGAATTTGATCAAGATGGCAAACAGCGTGGTTGAGCTTTATAACGGAGAAATCCCACTTGATGAAGAGAAGCTAAAAGCCCTTGCTGGAGTTGGGCAAAAGACCGCTCACGTCGTGCTTTTAGAGGCGACAAACGCAAACGTAATGGCCGTTGATACGCATGTCTTTAGAGTATCACATAGACTTGGCTTAAGCGAGGCAAAGACACCAGAAGCAACAGAAGAGGATCTAACTCTTGCCTTTAAAACTGATCTTGGCAAGCTTCATCAAGCGATGGTTCTTTTTGGACGCTACACCTGCAAGGCTAAAAAGCCGCTTTGTTTTGAGTGCATATTAAGCGATCTTTGCAAGAGCAAAGATAAGGCTATTTAA
- the dsbD gene encoding protein-disulfide reductase DsbD — protein MFFKFIFSLILFAGSLFAEVLDVSKAFVLSPSIDEQGVEIKFKFGENIYLYKDSFEVKLGEEKINSLLNMPKSENTGEYEIYPKDFSLFIPLNLIKEHLKNGNARLNLNYQGCAKNGICYRPQTKIYDIFEKFGKFSIIAFEKEQKDETNPEFTELSEDQSIANELSSKNFFISLATFFGYGLLLSLTPCVFPMIPILSSIIVSKGGSLNAKKGFLLSLVYVVAMSLAYALAGVGASLLGFGIAGALQNIYVLGAFAAIFVILSFSMFGFYDIKLPSKFENLISKKSQNSSGLVGVFIMGFASALIVSPCVAAPLAGALLYIAQSGDAIYGGIMLFVMGLGMGAPLLVIGLSSGKLLPRPGGWMDEVKKLFGFLMLIMAVWILARVLGAFFELLGYGVIGVFAAIYLGAFEAANSGWAKFKKALCMLVFIYSLMLIIGAFLGSKDAFSPLSGLNLAKNESELNFKQARNLNELNEMIKSSSKPVLVDFYADWCASCKEIEHITFKDAGVKNALANFTLIRIDVTSGGTQNDEMLRNFGLIDPPALLLFKDGEEQKALRTIGFINAKNFIAKLEKI, from the coding sequence ATGTTTTTTAAATTTATTTTCTCTCTCATTTTGTTTGCAGGCTCGCTTTTTGCCGAGGTTTTAGACGTTAGTAAGGCGTTTGTTTTAAGCCCAAGTATCGATGAACAAGGTGTTGAGATCAAGTTTAAATTTGGCGAAAATATCTACCTTTACAAAGATAGCTTTGAGGTTAAACTTGGCGAAGAGAAGATAAACAGCCTCTTAAATATGCCAAAGAGCGAAAACACCGGCGAATACGAAATTTATCCAAAAGATTTTTCGCTGTTTATCCCATTAAATTTAATAAAAGAGCATCTTAAAAATGGCAATGCTAGGCTAAATTTAAACTATCAAGGTTGTGCTAAAAATGGCATCTGTTACCGCCCGCAAACTAAAATTTACGACATCTTTGAGAAATTTGGCAAATTTAGCATCATAGCCTTTGAAAAAGAGCAAAAAGACGAAACAAATCCTGAATTTACAGAGCTTTCAGAAGATCAAAGCATCGCAAATGAGCTAAGCAGCAAAAACTTTTTTATCTCGCTTGCGACATTTTTTGGCTACGGTCTCTTACTCTCGCTCACACCTTGCGTATTTCCGATGATACCGATCTTATCAAGCATCATCGTCTCAAAGGGTGGCAGCCTAAATGCCAAAAAAGGCTTCTTGCTCTCGCTAGTTTATGTCGTTGCAATGAGCCTAGCCTACGCACTAGCTGGCGTTGGGGCAAGCCTGCTTGGTTTTGGCATTGCAGGGGCACTCCAAAACATCTACGTGCTTGGCGCATTTGCAGCCATTTTTGTCATCTTAAGCTTTAGTATGTTTGGCTTTTACGACATCAAACTGCCCTCAAAATTTGAAAACCTAATCAGCAAAAAGTCACAAAACAGCTCAGGCCTTGTTGGCGTTTTCATCATGGGCTTTGCCTCAGCGCTCATCGTCTCACCTTGCGTGGCAGCACCGCTAGCAGGCGCACTTCTATACATCGCGCAAAGTGGAGACGCCATTTATGGGGGCATAATGCTCTTTGTCATGGGGCTAGGCATGGGCGCGCCGCTTCTTGTGATAGGGCTAAGCTCTGGCAAACTCTTGCCAAGACCTGGTGGCTGGATGGATGAAGTTAAAAAACTCTTTGGCTTTTTGATGCTCATAATGGCAGTTTGGATACTAGCACGCGTGCTTGGAGCGTTTTTTGAGCTACTAGGTTATGGCGTCATAGGCGTTTTTGCGGCCATTTATCTTGGCGCTTTTGAGGCAGCAAATAGCGGCTGGGCTAAATTTAAAAAAGCGCTTTGCATGCTAGTTTTTATCTACTCGCTCATGCTGATAATCGGCGCATTTTTGGGCTCAAAAGACGCGTTTTCGCCGCTTTCTGGACTAAATTTAGCCAAAAACGAGAGCGAGCTAAATTTCAAACAAGCTAGAAATTTAAACGAGCTAAATGAGATGATAAAAAGCTCAAGCAAGCCAGTGCTAGTGGATTTTTATGCCGACTGGTGCGCGAGCTGCAAAGAGATAGAGCACATCACTTTTAAGGATGCTGGCGTGAAAAATGCTTTGGCAAATTTTACGCTTATTCGCATCGACGTGACAAGCGGTGGGACGCAAAACGATGAGATGTTAAGAAATTTTGGGCTCATCGATCCGCCTGCACTTCTACTTTTTAAAGACGGCGAAGAGCAAAAAGCACTTAGAACGATCGGCTTTATAAATGCTAAAAATTTCATAGCAAAGCTTGAGAAAATTTAA
- the ppk2 gene encoding polyphosphate kinase 2: MSKDKKHQKSDKLGYEEELRLLQIELLKFQNHVKDKGLRVLMLMEGRDAAGKGGTIKRLTEHLNPRGCRIVALTKPSDVEKTQWYFQRYVTHLPSAGEIVIFDRSWYNRAGVEPVMGFCTQAEHKEFLREVPKFEEMIINSGIIFFKIYLSITKEEQKKRFKERLNDPLKQFKISPVDQKAQELWDQYSIAKYSMLLASHNSISPWVIVSSDNKKEARLNVFKFILTHVEYPKKIDEYLKYDKSVVRDGSEEIKRIEEGLNKDKLKSID, encoded by the coding sequence ATGTCAAAAGATAAAAAGCACCAAAAGAGCGATAAACTTGGCTATGAAGAAGAGCTAAGGCTACTTCAGATAGAACTTTTAAAATTCCAAAATCATGTCAAAGACAAGGGTCTTAGAGTGCTTATGCTAATGGAGGGTCGAGACGCGGCTGGCAAGGGTGGCACGATAAAGCGCCTAACTGAGCATCTAAATCCGCGCGGTTGCCGTATCGTGGCGCTTACAAAGCCAAGTGACGTCGAGAAGACGCAGTGGTACTTTCAAAGATATGTTACACATCTGCCAAGCGCTGGCGAGATCGTGATCTTTGATAGAAGCTGGTACAATAGGGCTGGGGTTGAGCCAGTGATGGGCTTTTGTACGCAGGCTGAGCATAAAGAGTTCTTGCGTGAAGTGCCAAAATTTGAAGAGATGATCATAAACTCAGGCATCATTTTCTTTAAAATTTATCTCTCGATCACAAAAGAGGAGCAAAAAAAGCGCTTCAAAGAGCGTCTAAATGACCCGCTAAAGCAGTTTAAGATCTCTCCAGTAGATCAAAAAGCGCAAGAGCTTTGGGATCAGTACTCCATCGCCAAATACTCGATGCTACTTGCCTCTCACAACAGCATCTCGCCATGGGTGATCGTCTCAAGTGACAATAAAAAAGAGGCGAGACTAAATGTCTTTAAATTTATCCTAACTCATGTCGAGTATCCAAAAAAGATAGATGAGTACTTAAAATACGACAAAAGCGTCGTGAGAGATGGAAGCGAGGAGATCAAGCGCATAGAAGAAGGGCTAAATAAAGATAAGCTAAAGAGCATTGACTAA